One genomic segment of Bombyx mori chromosome W, ASM3026992v2 includes these proteins:
- the LOC134201804 gene encoding uncharacterized protein LOC134201804 — MKNLEQSNQRDFDVVGPRAPAALSFHHSGSRGGKLEEQQRGYSTAALRASRRFMRFTATSFLLPACDAAARRRQLRQSHQHELRDHHVAAGRGPAEGQQLRGATAKQPGWPNVTDVTSAVMPCREPSRQAILTRPLPPQPPPPPPAKANEGGIVLIKQAVPAISTYFSAFLHK; from the exons ATGAAGAACCTGGAACAATCAAATCAAAGGGACTTCGACGTCGTCGGACCAAGAGCGCCTGCCGCCCTGTCCTTCCATCATTCTGGTTCACGTGGAGGGAAACTAGAAGAGCAGCAACGCGGTTACTCCACTGCGGCACTACGAGCTTCACGGCGCTTCATGAGATTCACGGCTACGAGCTTCCTTCTCCCTGCCTGCGACGCTGCTGCGCGGCGAAGACAGCTACGTCAAAGTCATCAACATGAGCTCAGAGACCATCATGTGGCCGCCGGGCGAGGTCCTGCCGAGGGCCAACAGCTGCGAGGAGCCACAGCCAAACAGCCAG GATGGCCGaatgtaacggacgtgacgtcagctgtcatgccctgccgcgagccaagccgccaagccatattaacacgcccccttccgccacagccaccgccaccgccgccagccaaagccaacgaaggggggatagtgttaataaaacaagccgtgccagccatttctacctacttttctgcattcttgcacaaataa